The following are from one region of the Capsicum annuum cultivar UCD-10X-F1 chromosome 1, UCD10Xv1.1, whole genome shotgun sequence genome:
- the LOC107879425 gene encoding RING-H2 finger protein ATL2: MDDNSPNLLHDPFVVDSSKGGYALSGKIMLSAIVILFAVVVFMVGLHLYARWYLLSQRRRELLRRRSRAHHRRTHIVFYVDNPNSGMSDANRGLEPAVLNSLPAFSYSDKTHPEPLECAVCLSEFEENEKGRALPQCNHSFHLECIDMWFHSHSTCPLCRSPVEPVSDQRESTPVEVAVTVNEQTEPGSSSGLCNSCQHGEVNSSVSTTPLGGRRKGLDLTGVRIEVPRRNELEDELEMGLRLSSPASQSRSPAARLLSLRRILSMNRKTPTGTSNSPGVATSCAADFDLESGGSGTIQAAETASPSNYCSPRSHIGNVHRASHNSQLSE; this comes from the coding sequence ATGGATGACAATAGCCCAAATTTGCTTCATGATCCATTTGTGGTTGACTCATCCAAAGGAGGCTATGCATTAAGCGGCAAGATTATGTTAAGCGCTATTGTTATCTTATTCGCTGTTGTTGTTTTCATGGTAGGTCTTCATTTATATGCTCGTTGGTACCTTCTAAGTCAACGCCGCCGTGAACTCCTTCGCCGCCGTAGCAGGGCCCACCATCGCCGCACCCATATTGTCTTCTACGTTGATAACCCTAATTCCGGTATGTCAGATGCGAACCGGGGTTTGGAACCGGCAGTTCTCAATTCCTTACCGGCTTTTTCCTACTCCGACAAGACTCACCCTGAACCGCTGGAATGTGCCGTTTGTTTATCAGAATTTGAAGAGAATGAAAAGGGTCGGGCTTTACCCCAGTGCAATCACTCTTTTCATTTGGAATGTATTGATATGTGGTTCCATTCTCATTCTACTTGCCCTCTCTGTCGGTCTCCGGTAGAGCCAGTTTCCGACCAACGGGAGAGTACCCCGGTTGAGGTGGCAGTGACGGTGAATGAACAGACTGAACCGGGTTCAAGTTCCGGTTTATGCAACTCTTGTCAGCACGGGGAGGTGAATAGTAGTGTTAGTACGACGCCGTTAGGTGGACGGCGAAAAGGATTGGATCTTACAGGAGTAAGAATAGAAGTTCCTAGGAGAAACGAGTTAGAAGACGAGTTGGAAATGGGACTCAGACTGAGTTCACCAGCGAGTCAATCAAGATCACCCGCTGCTCGTTTATTGTCTTTGAGAAGAATACTCAGCATGAACAGAAAAACACCCACTGGAACAAGCAATTCCCCTGGTGTTGCAACAAGTTGTGCCGCCGATTTCGATTTAGAAAGCGGTGGTAGCGGAACAATCCAAGCCGCAGAAACAGCCTCCCCATCTAATTACTGTTCACCTCGATCACATATTGGCAACGTTCATAGAGCATCACATAATTCACAACTCAGTGAATGA